In Rhodamnia argentea isolate NSW1041297 chromosome 5, ASM2092103v1, whole genome shotgun sequence, the DNA window ATCGTATTTTGTCATGTGCAGTAGGACTAGCTGCTACATGGGAGGTGTGAGTTTGTAGCAATTCCACATTACAATATATTGAAGTCCCGtgtaaattttccttttcattcagCGTTGTCTAACTACTATTTCGTCGACAGAAGGAAAAAATTGACCCGTTTGATCCAAGTTTCTAAGTCAAACACTGATTATGTGGACTCAGCCCCACGAAACTTTGGCTATCAGATAAACTCAGAGAAGGATAATGAGTTGTTTTGGTCTAAGGAACACATGTTTACGATTTAATGTTGCTGTAGTGCAACAAGCGAGCATTCTAAGACCGCAGTGCCATTAAACAGGCAGGAAACTCTCCATTTCAATTGTGAGTTCCAACTTGTAAACACCTTTTCGTAAGTCCGTAGAAACTCCCTCCAATTATCACTTCCGTGTTTGGTCCTGCATAAGACGATTAGAATATTATTACAGAATGCCATCGACATGAATCAAGGAGAAAAAGACGGTCCTCAAAATCTCTGAGAAACGGACAAACGGACAACAACAGTGCATCAGAAAACTGCTACAGTGTCCCAGTGACCAGGCAAAGGCTTTGCTTCCTCAACGTGATTTCTGCTAATTGCAAACCCTTCCCGtcttctgcaaaaaaaaaaaaaaaaaaacccttcccctctctctctctctctctctctctctctctctataaaacCTAGTCACCCCTGGACGTCTCTTCTCCATACTATAGCTCATCTCCTCTCTTTCCTCTGAGAAATGGCTGTAACGAGCTCGGCTGTGCTTGTTTTCTTGCTGCTGATAGCAGCTTCTGCTTTTGCAGCTCCATCTCCACCTTTGGAAGGTAATGTGGACAATGTGCCTCGTTTGGCACATAGCTAACTAAATGCATTAAGCTTTTCACGCTCACCTCACCTGGGTTACTTCCATTCCTCTTGATCTGTTATCTGCTCCTATAAAGTTTGGATCTTGACATCTTCCTCACTTCATTTCTCGGTTTGTCACTCGTTAATCTTGACAGGGCTTTTACCAAATGGCAACTTTGAAGACCCACCAAAACGCACTGACCTCAAGAAGACGGTAATCCAGGGCAAGTACGGCTTGCCCAAGTGGGAAATCAACGGCCTCGTCGAGTACATCGCCGCTGGTCCCCAGCCCGGCGGTATGTTCTTCGCCGTTGCACACGGTGTCCACGCCGTCAGGCTCGGCAACGATGCCTCCATCTCACAGTCGATACCGGTCAAACCGGGGTCTCTGTACGCTCTCACGTTCGGAGCATCAAGAACCTGCGCACAGGATGAGGTGCTGAGAGTGTCGGTGCATCCACAGACAGGGGATCTTCCTCTGCAGACGCTCTACAGCAGCAATGGTGGGGACACGTATGCTTGGGGGTTTAGGGCTGCTTCGAATGTGGCTAAGGTGGTGTTTCACAATCCTGGAGTTCAGGAGGATCCTGCGTGTGGCCCACTCTTGGACGCTGTGGCCATCAAGGAGCTCTTTCCTCCCAGGCCAACAAGAGGTAAGAGAAAGAACAgaggaaaaatcacattttgaTGTGCTGAAAGTTCCTATATTTTGGCTAACACCTCAGGTACTCATGTCTGCGTGTTTATCAGTGTAGAGTTCACTTCATAGTTCATTCTTTGAtggttctttttctatttcatgtATGGATTGgtttggtttctttctttctttcttttttagctGATGTTCTTACACTATCATATTCTGACGAGTTCACTAAGCTGCAAATATGGTAAATGCCTATTTTTTACTTCCTCTGTTCATGTTTCGCTGATATGCaagattcttcttctttcactCCAAGAAACAATTTCTTCCAAGGATTTTCCtggatctgaattttttttgctttttcatgaGATGTTTGGAATAGGCGATTGAGCACGACATTCTTTATTTTCGTGGAGTGACAACTGTTTGTGATGGCATTCAACCTGAAAACGTACTGCAAGCTCTGCCTCTCTAGGCAAGAGAGACAAACTCTATCCTTATGAACCAGAAAATTCATCATCTACATTACATGGCTATATACTTGGCTCCCTGTAAAAATGTAGGTCCAAGTTCCACCACTCATGACCTTTGAGAATGTGCAGATAACTTGGTGAAGAACCCTGGGTTTGAGGAGGGTCCCCACCGCCTAATCAATTCATCTGACGGTGTTCTCCTCCCCCCAAGGCAGGAGGACATCACATCTCCCCTTCCTGGTTGGATTATTGAATCGCTCAAGGCAGTGAAGTTCATAGACAAGAAGCACTTCAATGTCCCGTTTGGACTTGCAGCAGTCGAGCTAGTTGCAGGAAGAGAAAGTGCAATTGCCCAAATCATAAGAACCATCCCCAGTAAATGCTACAATCTCACCTTCACCATTGGAGACGCGAGGAACGGCTGCCATGGGTCGATGATGGTGGAAGCTTTTGCTGCTAAAGACACCCTCAAAGTCCCTTTTCAATCGCAAGGGAAGGGGGGGTTCAAGATTGTTAGTTTCAAGTTCAAAGCACTTTCAGCAAGGACAAGGCTCACTTTCTTCAGTTCATTCTACCACACCAGGATCGACGACTTCGGATCTCTGTGCGGCCCTGTGCTTGATGAAGTTAAGGTTGTCCCTTTGTCTAGATGTTAGGACAGAAAATCGGTTGATCTTCAGAAAAACATCATGGAGACTTTACAAGGAGTTATAATAGCCGTGTCTTGTGTGTTGACAATTAATTGAGGCAAATTTCCTGCTTGAGCACTTGCTTCTTGTTATGATTTATGTGAGAACTGCTATTTCCTAGTAGAAAATATAATTAACGGAGTGACAAGAAACTCCAATAGGATCTACAAtctatcatattgaataaaatgCGAATGTTCTTTAGAATGACACCTGGTGTATCTGAGGGAGAAACTGTCTTCCGAACAAAAAGGAGAATACTAACTATTTTAACTACGCAGCAAGTAGTTTCAGTCATCTTTGACAAAAACTGGCATATGATAGTCTTTATTTGGTGCACGAGCGACCAAGTTCTGGGGCGTTTTAAGTAATCACTACAGCAGGACAAAGAACCTTTTTGCAACTTTGGATTAACCATCCTTTGCAACTTGGGGCTACAATATGGGCAGTCTGCATTATTTCCTGAAATGTCATCAGACATACAACAGAATCCATGTTCGATTGATACTACAAAAATGACAACGAATTGCCACCGGAGGCTTGTGCCATCATCTTTCTTGATGCAACATGGAGTTAAACTGCTTGGGCACTCAATGGCTCTGGATTTCATTGCAGAATCGTATGGCAGTGACACCATCttcccaaaaaacaaaagaagaagagaaaaacgaTATCAGTCATTCCTGTACTGTTGGTTATTTGTGGCTATCATCTAATACTCCAACAAGGCATTTCTCCAGGAGGAATTCATCATTCACCCAGGCATGGTATTTGTCTGAGTAAAGAGCTAAGGATCGCAGCCACTGTATGCAACTTTATAGGATTTTAACTACTTAAATCCATCAATGTACATATTAATCAAAGTATGACTCgatgccaaaatattttttacagtATTAAAACACATCGTATTAGCTGCTCGGGTTCTCTGCAAGAAGTTTCTTTTTCCaccttttccccctcttttagAAAACTTAGGACTGGGACTCACAGCACAATAAAATGCAAATTTCATGTTATTTGACCAGATTAAAATATCAGAAACTCTATGTGCTTAGCAGTTTCTTCCCCTGTCAATAACTAGATACCTTCCTGCTTCCCACTTCCTAGAAGTTTGAATAACTAGCTTCATTCAAGACCAGCTTCCAACCTGATAGCGGCTGTAGAAATGAACAAACCCTATTTAACCGAAAAACACAGGCAAACACTGCACGAAGGTAAAGGCATACAAAGTAGAGAGCAAGAGTTTGGCTAGTTGGTAGAAGCAACTTTGCCCCAGGCATAAGGCCTGTGCTCGAGTCTTACCATTCACTCCCCACCCTATGCAAGGAAAGTAAATTATAAAACGTTTTCCAACAAAGGATACTAAATAAGGACGTACAGTCTTTTCCCACAGCCTTCATCAACATATCAACACCTGCGAAACATATTCGACGAGTGGCATTAGTCATTCAATTGCATCTACACCATCTAATCAAAATGTAGCTTTAATAATGACATTTGTTCAGCATGGCATCATGCATATATTTACTAAAGCCATATAGATCTTCATGGGTTTTAGTGAGTTTGATTGGTTTGAAGGATATAACTAGAGAAATCACATGGTTTATTACGACACACATGCAAGCAAGTCAATAACATAAACCTTGTCTAGAAAATGGATATAAGGAGGGTTACCTCCAGGATGAAATTTCATATATGGAGATATGTTGTAAACACGGCCTTTTAAGACAGTCCACATAGAACCATCCAGTTGGTGCTGTTTAACTTCCTCCATTGATATGAGTCTTCTGTTAGACTGTCCCTTCAATCCTGGAACACATGATGTCAGAAAATTGAAAAGGTACAAGGTatgtggccaaaaaaaaaaacacatactTTTGCGAGTAGATGCATGGAATTGCAAAGTTTTATATCAACGTAGggacccatgaaggaagttcaaCTCAGATTAAGTGACCAAACTTGAAAGATAAAATGACAATCGATCAGACAGCATAAATAATGGTTCATAGTGTACCTTCTTATGCCTACTCCCTGTGAACTAAAATAGTATTTCCTTCGCTTGAATTAATATGCAAAAGACTGCAAATGAAATCATCCGACTGCTCTAATGCAAAATTCACACACCAATATTTTGTGTCCAGCTGTAACAACTCGAGGCTAATTAGTTGCGAATGACTTGAATTCCAGGGATTTCAACTTAGTAGAAAGGGTTTATCTTTTGAAATGATGGTGTTCCTTTACTTTTCCCCAGAAGGATTCATAACTCATACACAGAACCATAATGGCAATAGAGATATAGTGTATGGAAAAGCTAAGTATACAGAAATCATCACAAGCTATGCCCACAATAAAATTCATCTAAAAGAGTTTTAACACCTGTCCTCATGTCCATGTAAGAATGTCCTCAACACCACTCGCTAAGAAATTTCTCTTTGATCCAGCAAACGATGCTGGCAGCTGCTTAAAGTAACCTTGACGGTCATTGCAATATTGCAATCAAGAACAATCAATGACAGATGTCAATTGACAATAAGGCATAGCTATGTCTGCTTCTTCTCTTGAAACTCTAGAAGCACTAATTTTTTGTAAGATAACGTAGAAAAGGCAAATCAGGAACGAAAGCAGACACCCTCACACTGGTCGATCTTGGTTTTCCTTTGTTGCACAATAAGGCCCCATTTTCATTCTATTATACACCAACATCTACTTAACAGCGAGAGTTGGACAGTCCGAAGAGATTGATAATCCAATAGCAGTGTAACCTAGTTTGCTTAACGGTAAGGCTATATTTTGGGCACAATTTGACTGTGTAAACATAAGATGCTTGAATAGAAACTATTCTTGCCACGTTAAAGGTGTGATGCTATCTTAATCTTGTAAATGGCCACGATAACAACACAATTATCGCTAAATTTAGATAGAAGATAGCAGCACCAAGCACATGACATTCAGGTGGAAATAGCAAGACGTATAAAGTACCTGCAAGGTCAGGATGAGTTCGAGTGAGCTTCATCCAATCCATTTGGCTATAACCCTTCTCAAAGGGAACCTTGGCGCGAGGTGCAGCCTTCCTTCCAGCCGACTTCTGCTTACCCGAATTTGTAACCAAACCGGCAGCATTGGCTGAAGTGGATCCTTTTGAGGGATTGTTCGAATTTCTTGTGGAGGACGTATCGATAACATTGAAGCTCAAAGAGCCAACTGTTCCCTGCTGAGTAGGGATGGAATTGTCATCTACTTTATCCCTCCAGATAAACCTTCTATTCTGACTGCCACCAGAGACATTTGAAGATTCCTTGCTAATAGATATACCATCAATATCAGAAGCAAGCTTCTTTCCCAGCGGACCTTCTTGTTCAGCAGGTGGAGCCACCTACAGAAGTGAAGCATGACCGAGAGAAATTATCACAAGAAATCGTGACACGCATGAAAGATACGAAAACAGAATAATTCTAGCAGCTCCCAATTCTAATCTAGCTAGTACTGTAGCACATCAAACTTGCCTGACAGAAGGTGAAGTCATCGTCATTGTCCATTCTTGAACAACGGCGTAGTGAAAGGACTAATAGTTAGCCTATCTGTTTTCTTGACGTCGGACTAGCTCTCAGCTTCATGCGCCACCAAGGTTCTAGTTGAATTGGGGGAGAAATAACAATCATTAAACCAATTGAAAGATACAATGATTGATCAACCTGAAGGACAAGGGGTCTACGAGTATCGATAATGACATTTGAGAACAGCTTTGAGGCTAAAAATCAGAGGCAAACAAACACGATAACGATCGAAAATTGAAGCAATGCGATCGGAGAAATCGAGAATTCAATAAAAGAACTCGAACCAATTGAGACTTGATCACCGTAAAATGGACGCAAACT includes these proteins:
- the LOC115753045 gene encoding uncharacterized protein LOC115753045; translated protein: MAVTSSAVLVFLLLIAASAFAAPSPPLEGLLPNGNFEDPPKRTDLKKTVIQGKYGLPKWEINGLVEYIAAGPQPGGMFFAVAHGVHAVRLGNDASISQSIPVKPGSLYALTFGASRTCAQDEVLRVSVHPQTGDLPLQTLYSSNGGDTYAWGFRAASNVAKVVFHNPGVQEDPACGPLLDAVAIKELFPPRPTRDNLVKNPGFEEGPHRLINSSDGVLLPPRQEDITSPLPGWIIESLKAVKFIDKKHFNVPFGLAAVELVAGRESAIAQIIRTIPSKCYNLTFTIGDARNGCHGSMMVEAFAAKDTLKVPFQSQGKGGFKIVSFKFKALSARTRLTFFSSFYHTRIDDFGSLCGPVLDEVKVVPLSRC
- the LOC115753047 gene encoding cytochrome b5 domain-containing protein RLF — its product is MDNDDDFTFCQVAPPAEQEGPLGKKLASDIDGISISKESSNVSGGSQNRRFIWRDKVDDNSIPTQQGTVGSLSFNVIDTSSTRNSNNPSKGSTSANAAGLVTNSGKQKSAGRKAAPRAKVPFEKGYSQMDWMKLTRTHPDLAGLKGQSNRRLISMEEVKQHQLDGSMWTVLKGRVYNISPYMKFHPGGVDMLMKAVGKDCTSLFNKYHAWVNDEFLLEKCLVGVLDDSHK